From Abyssibius alkaniclasticus:
TGCCCCCAAACTGGCGCAAAACCCTTACCAAATTTTTACTTCCGCCCCGCATGATGCAGCCAGTCACGCAGGAGCCAGCATGGAATTGCCCCCCGTTTCACCCCCCGCGCCGGCCGCGCCGGCCGCGCCAGAGCGTTTGGCACGGCTTGACCAGCTGCGCGAACAGGCCGAAGCCTTCGAGGCGGTCTTTCTGGGCCTAATGCTTGAACAGGCCGGTTTGGGCGCATCGCGCGAAAGCTTTGGTGGCGGCGCCGGTGAGGCGGCGTTTTCCTCCATGCTGGCCGAACAGCAGGCAAAGGCAATGGTCGCCCAGGGCGGGCTTGGCCTGGCGACACCTATATATGACGCGCTGCGCGCGGCGGAGGGTTTGGATGATTGACGCGTTCAACGCGCGGCTGAAAGCGCGCAAACTGCTACGGTTGCTCGATGACGAGCGCGCGGCGCTGCTTTCGGGCCGGCTTGCGGCGCTGCCCGCCCTAAGCGCCGCGCGTGACCAGCTTTTCCAGTCGCTTGGCCAGTCGGGCCGCGCCAATGCCAAGGCTCTGGCCGAATATGGTCAGGCGATTCGCAACCGTGCCGAACGCAACCGCCGCCTGCTTGGCGCAGCACTCGAAGGTATGCGCAGCAGCAGCGGCCTGATCAGTCAGGCCAGCGGCCCCGGCGCGCTGCAAACCTATACGGCAAGCGGCAAACGTGTGCCCGTGGATACGGGCCAGGCCGAGGCCGGGCGCCGCACCTGAAACACGCGGCGAATTGTTGAAAATTGCGCGCATTTCCCCCGCTGCCATTAAGGTTTGTTTCAGACAAGCGCGGCAATCTCCCCTTGCGATCATGTTGATTGCGATGCCGGCCAAAAGGCCCGCAAAAACGTCAGAACGGCGTCTTCATCACCGGAACCGGTGACTTGTAAATTTGCGGTGTCGAACGCACCGCACGCCGAAGGAATTAACAATGTCTAGCATTCTTACCAATAATAGCGCGATGGTCGCGCTGCAGACGCTGAGCCAGATCAACAAAAATCTGGGCACCACACAGAACGAAATCTCGACCGGCAGAAAGGTTGACACTGCGCGCGACAATGCCTCGGTCTGGGCAATTTCGCAGACCATGCAATCGGATGTGGATGGCTTCAAGGGCATCACCGATTCGCTGGCCACGGGCAGTGCCGCGGTCGCCGTTGCGCGCACCGCATCGGAATCCATCACCGGGCTGCTCAAACAGGTCAAGGCGAAAATCGTGGCCGCGCAAGACCCGTCGGCCAGCCAGACCAAGCTGCAAACGGATATTGCCGAACTGACCCTGCAAATCGGCTCGGTTGTGTCGGCGGCGCAGTTCAACGGTTTGAACCTTGTGAATGGCAGCAATGCCTCGGTCGACATTCTGGCCTCGCTCGACCGCGCTTCCGATGGTTCGGTTTCGGCCTCCTCCATCACCGTCAGCGGGCAGGATCTGTCCATCGGCACGGGTGGCGCGGTTACGAACGCCTTTACCGGTTCGGGCGGTGCGGTTGGTGCTGCGAACGAGAATTTCTCGCAGACACTGGACGCAGCCGGCACGGTCGATATCGGCTTTGGCGCCAATGCCGATTATACGGTCGGCGACAAGCTCTCCATCTCGATCGGTGACAAGACCGCCACCTATACGGTGACTGCGGAAGACCTTGCGACAGGCAACGTTGCGGCTGAAACCATTGCCGTGGGCGTGGCCGATACCATTCGCAGCATGGGCCAGAATGTCAGCATGGTGGTGGATGCCGGCGTGATCACGCTGACCAATGATGGCACCGCCGCGATAACCGTTTCGGGCAATTCGATCGAGGCCGGGGCCGGTGGCCTTGGTGCGCTTTCAACGCTGAACGTCGATGATGGTGCTGGCGGTAATTCGGGGGCGGCACTTGCGGCCATCGAAGGGCTGATCCAGACCTCGATCGACGCGGCGGCCGCCTTTGGTTCGTCACAAGCGCGCATCGACATCCAGTCGGATTTCGTCGGCAAGCTGACCGATTCGCTGAAAACCGGCATTGGCGCATTGATCGATGCGAATATGGAAGAAGCATCGGCGCGGCTTCAGGCGCTTCAGGTGCAGCAGCAGCTGGCCACACAGTCGCTGTCCATTGCCAACCAGGCACCGCAGAACATCCTGTCATTGTTCCGCTAAGCCCAAAAGCGGGGGCAGGGTTTTGGCCCTGCCCCACCCCGCCGATAGCCCCAGCCAGACAGGAGATTTGCAATGAATTCCGCCGTGATGGCAAAGTCGCTTTATGCCCGCCCCGCCGGGGCCACCGGCACCGAGCGCAGCATCGAATACAAGGCTTTTGCACGCGCCACCGCCAAGCTGGCCGCACATTCCGGCGGCAAGGCCGGCGCATTTTCCGAGCTTGCCGAAGCCCTGTGTGAAAATCAAAGGCTGTGGATTGTGTTGGCTGGCGATGTTGCCAGCGCGCATAACGGACTGCCCGCAACCCTGCGCGCGCGCATCTTCTTCCTATGCGAATTCACGCAAGCCCATAGCCGCAAAGTGCTGGAGGGCAAAGCCACGCCCGATGTGCTGGTCGAGGTCAATACCGCCGTCATGCGCGGGCTGCGTGCCGATGGGCAGGTGGCAACATGAGCGGGCTGGTTTTGAAGTTGCGGCCCGGAGAGCGCATCATGATCAACGGTGTTGTCATGGAAAACGGCGACCGGCGCACACGGCTGAACGTGCTGACCGCCGATGCCAATGTGCTGCGCCTGCGTGACGCGATCCACCCGGACGAGGCCAATACCCCCGTGCGCCGTGTCTGCTATATCGCCCAGCTTGTGCTGGCGGGCGAGGCCGATGCCGAGCTTGGCACACGCCAGTTGCTGACCGGTATTTCGCAGCTCAGCGATGTGTTCACCGACAGCACCAGCCGCGGCTTGCTCAGCGCTGCGCGCGATTATGTATGCAGCCAGCGCATCTATCAGGCGCTCAAGGCGCTGCGCGACCTGCTGCCACAGGAAGCCCGGCTGATGGCCGCCGCATCATGAGCTTCCTGCCCGCCCTTCCGCTGACGGGATATGCGGGCTGGAATCTGCTGCAGCGCACCGATGAGGCCCAGCGCGCGAATTTTGAGCGCAGCCCCGAGATGCAGCGCGACATCGCCTATTTCAAGGAAAATATCGCCGCAGCCGACACGCCCGAAAAACTCGTGGCCGACCGGCGCTTGCTCAAGGTCGCACTTGGGGCTTTCGGGCTGGACGAAAAGCTTACCCACCGCGCCTATATGCGCAAGGTGCTGGAAGAGGGCAGCGAAAACCCCGAAGCCTTCGCCAATAAAATTTCCGACCCGAGCTTTGCGCAAATGGCCAAGGCCTTTGGCTATGGCAACCTGGCCGGCACCAATGTGCGCCTGTCGGACTTCGCCGCAAGCATCACCGAGGCCTATCAAACGCGGCAATATGAGCGCGCGGTTGGCGAGGTCGATGA
This genomic window contains:
- a CDS encoding rod-binding protein, encoding MELPPVSPPAPAAPAAPERLARLDQLREQAEAFEAVFLGLMLEQAGLGASRESFGGGAGEAAFSSMLAEQQAKAMVAQGGLGLATPIYDALRAAEGLDD
- a CDS encoding flagellin: MSSILTNNSAMVALQTLSQINKNLGTTQNEISTGRKVDTARDNASVWAISQTMQSDVDGFKGITDSLATGSAAVAVARTASESITGLLKQVKAKIVAAQDPSASQTKLQTDIAELTLQIGSVVSAAQFNGLNLVNGSNASVDILASLDRASDGSVSASSITVSGQDLSIGTGGAVTNAFTGSGGAVGAANENFSQTLDAAGTVDIGFGANADYTVGDKLSISIGDKTATYTVTAEDLATGNVAAETIAVGVADTIRSMGQNVSMVVDAGVITLTNDGTAAITVSGNSIEAGAGGLGALSTLNVDDGAGGNSGAALAAIEGLIQTSIDAAAAFGSSQARIDIQSDFVGKLTDSLKTGIGALIDANMEEASARLQALQVQQQLATQSLSIANQAPQNILSLFR
- the flaF gene encoding flagellar biosynthesis regulator FlaF; this encodes MNSAVMAKSLYARPAGATGTERSIEYKAFARATAKLAAHSGGKAGAFSELAEALCENQRLWIVLAGDVASAHNGLPATLRARIFFLCEFTQAHSRKVLEGKATPDVLVEVNTAVMRGLRADGQVAT
- a CDS encoding DUF1217 domain-containing protein, with the translated sequence MSFLPALPLTGYAGWNLLQRTDEAQRANFERSPEMQRDIAYFKENIAAADTPEKLVADRRLLKVALGAFGLDEKLTHRAYMRKVLEEGSENPEAFANKISDPSFAQMAKAFGYGNLAGTNVRLSDFAASITEAYQTRQYERAVGEVDDTMRLALNFKREMANYTSGSSISVQWFKLMGNKPLREILETGLGLPSEIGNIKDVDRQQSLFRNAASKLFGSDDPAVMAQPENVEIILRNYFARDAASRGPGPMTPGYGALTLLQNASSAWQNLLNLSRS
- the flbT gene encoding flagellar biosynthesis repressor FlbT; translation: MSGLVLKLRPGERIMINGVVMENGDRRTRLNVLTADANVLRLRDAIHPDEANTPVRRVCYIAQLVLAGEADAELGTRQLLTGISQLSDVFTDSTSRGLLSAARDYVCSQRIYQALKALRDLLPQEARLMAAAS